In a genomic window of Sulfurimonas denitrificans DSM 1251:
- the fliW gene encoding flagellar assembly protein FliW, with protein MKFDVCVPILGFENVKEVTLEKIDDAFMRMESSNDEHISFTLINPFALREYDFEIPDATQKLLEIDEKSNILILNIAIIQTPVEDTVVNFIGPMIFNTDNNKAAQLVLSESTKYGVAEKISLYLKK; from the coding sequence ATGAAATTTGATGTATGTGTACCTATTTTAGGGTTTGAGAACGTAAAAGAAGTAACTTTAGAGAAGATAGACGATGCGTTTATGCGCATGGAATCTAGCAATGATGAGCATATATCTTTTACTCTTATAAATCCTTTCGCTTTAAGAGAGTACGATTTTGAAATTCCAGATGCAACTCAAAAGTTACTAGAGATAGATGAAAAATCAAATATTCTGATTTTAAACATTGCCATCATTCAAACTCCAGTAGAGGACACTGTTGTAAACTTCATCGGTCCGATGATTTTTAACACAGACAACAACAAAGCTGCACAATTAGTTCTATCGGAATCTACAAAATATGGAGTAGCAGAAAAAATTTCTCTATATTTAAAAAAGTGA
- the bamD gene encoding outer membrane protein assembly factor BamD: MKLKNYALSALASLILLFGGCSKNIEEYNKPAMYWYTKIVEHVSNGDLESADNYYSSLQGEHIGSPLLPEATMMLSIAHMQEEEYLLSEHFLDEYIKRYATPNEKENAEFLKIKAKYKALPNPRRDQVLIEEAIAQGELFKQAYPDSMYYEVVNTMLTRLYLAQFVLNEEISDLYDRLDKPKSALYYRGVNPQPWILLDEIDRANSPWYRSWFEGDGTSSWYDFMIPDTKSVVSRNSISEEDGAEKNESKVEKTEPKEDKNSSWYDMFNPFSTIYDLKKETNNYEA, encoded by the coding sequence ATGAAATTAAAAAACTACGCACTTAGCGCTTTAGCTTCGCTTATATTACTCTTTGGCGGGTGCTCTAAAAATATAGAAGAGTACAACAAACCAGCTATGTACTGGTACACTAAGATAGTTGAGCATGTCTCTAATGGAGATTTGGAAAGTGCAGACAACTACTATAGTTCACTTCAAGGAGAGCATATTGGCTCACCACTTCTTCCTGAAGCAACGATGATGCTCTCTATCGCACACATGCAAGAAGAGGAGTATCTTTTAAGTGAACACTTTTTAGATGAGTATATAAAAAGATATGCAACTCCAAACGAGAAAGAAAATGCAGAATTTTTAAAAATAAAAGCAAAGTATAAAGCACTTCCAAATCCAAGACGCGATCAAGTTTTGATAGAAGAAGCCATAGCGCAGGGCGAACTTTTTAAACAGGCATATCCAGACTCAATGTATTATGAAGTTGTAAATACTATGCTTACTCGCCTTTATCTAGCACAATTTGTTTTAAATGAAGAGATATCAGATTTATACGACAGACTAGATAAACCAAAATCTGCTTTATACTATAGAGGAGTAAATCCTCAGCCATGGATACTTCTAGATGAGATAGATAGAGCAAATTCACCTTGGTATCGCTCTTGGTTTGAGGGAGATGGAACTTCAAGTTGGTATGACTTCATGATACCAGATACAAAAAGTGTAGTATCTAGAAACTCTATATCTGAGGAAGATGGAGCAGAAAAAAATGAATCAAAAGTGGAAAAAACAGAACCAAAAGAGGATAAAAACTCTAGTTGGTATGATATGTTTAATCCATTTTCTACTATTTATGACTTAAAAAAGGAAACAAATAATTATGAAGCTTAG
- the lon gene encoding endopeptidase La: MKLSDYSNFPADIPVIAEDEIFLYPFMIAPLFLSDESNIKAATKAIEEGSLVIVCPTKPSHEGERVFEALYDAGVVGSIMRKVALPDGRVKVLFQGLARAKTFGKVSENPLIANVDVIKAQSVNALKIDAILEILREKVRKLAAVSNYFPPDLLRTIEENHDYNRIIDLICSTVKLKKEQAYTLFVETNTEKRFLDLIEHIIDEIEANKLQKEIRSKVHTHIEKVNKEYFLKEQLKQIQKELGSDTSRDEELEEYRKKLEAKKDKMNADAYKEVHKQIERFSRMHPDSSDASMTQTYLDWALEIPFGEESKKKLKISEVEAQLDKDHFSLEKPKERIAEFFAVKELMELRGIKSASGAIICFNGPPGVGKTSLANSIAEALKRPLIRIALGGLEDVNELRGHRRTYVGAMPGRIVQGLIDAKKMNPVVVLDEIDKVAKTGRGDPTAALLEILDPEQNNEFRDYYLNFNIDLSKVIFIATANDIGNIPAPLRDRMEFIAISSYTPQEKLEIASRYLLPQELKKHGLKKSEVTISRAALKELIHSYTREAGVRNLRRRISNMSRKVAREILEHPEITKVSLSVKNLKDYFDKTVFEIEKTTKVPVVGVVNGLAWTAVGGDVLKIESIRIKGKGTMQLTGSLGEVMKESAIIAYSVVKTLIDTKKLKIDDINIPLTPKEIEEKIEVDSSEVYKRYDLHIHVPDGATPKDGPSAGIALVSAISSILSGRKVRSEVAMTGEVSLSGDVLPIGGLREKLIAAHKADMSKVLIPMKNYERDLEDIPSEVRESLKIVGVTRIEEVLSHILV, from the coding sequence ATGAAGCTTAGTGATTATAGTAATTTCCCTGCAGATATACCTGTTATCGCAGAAGATGAAATTTTCTTATACCCATTTATGATAGCACCACTTTTTTTAAGCGATGAGAGTAATATAAAAGCGGCAACAAAGGCTATTGAAGAGGGTTCGTTAGTAATTGTTTGCCCTACAAAACCTTCACATGAGGGAGAGAGAGTATTTGAAGCTCTTTATGATGCTGGAGTTGTTGGCTCTATTATGCGTAAAGTTGCTCTGCCAGATGGAAGAGTAAAAGTTCTTTTTCAAGGTCTAGCACGTGCAAAAACTTTTGGTAAAGTAAGTGAAAATCCTTTAATCGCAAATGTTGATGTTATCAAAGCACAGAGCGTAAATGCTCTAAAAATTGATGCAATACTTGAAATTTTACGTGAAAAAGTTAGAAAATTAGCAGCAGTTAGTAACTACTTCCCACCAGATCTATTAAGAACAATAGAAGAAAATCATGACTACAATCGTATTATTGATCTTATCTGCAGTACTGTAAAGTTAAAAAAAGAGCAAGCATACACTCTTTTTGTAGAGACAAATACAGAAAAAAGATTTTTAGATTTAATAGAACATATAATTGATGAAATAGAAGCAAATAAACTTCAAAAAGAGATTCGCTCAAAAGTTCATACACATATAGAAAAGGTCAATAAAGAGTACTTTTTAAAAGAGCAGTTAAAACAGATTCAAAAAGAGCTTGGAAGCGATACTTCAAGAGATGAAGAGCTAGAAGAGTATAGAAAAAAACTCGAAGCAAAAAAAGATAAGATGAATGCTGATGCCTATAAAGAGGTGCATAAACAGATAGAGAGATTTTCTCGTATGCATCCAGACTCATCAGATGCTTCTATGACACAGACCTATCTTGATTGGGCGCTAGAGATTCCTTTTGGTGAAGAGAGCAAAAAAAAGCTAAAGATTAGTGAAGTTGAAGCTCAGTTGGACAAAGATCACTTCTCACTAGAAAAACCAAAAGAGAGAATTGCAGAGTTTTTTGCAGTTAAAGAGCTTATGGAGCTAAGAGGGATAAAAAGCGCTTCAGGAGCAATTATCTGCTTTAATGGACCTCCAGGTGTTGGTAAAACGTCACTTGCAAACTCCATTGCAGAAGCCCTAAAGAGACCATTGATAAGAATAGCTCTAGGTGGACTTGAAGATGTAAATGAACTTCGTGGGCATAGAAGAACGTATGTTGGAGCGATGCCTGGCAGAATTGTTCAAGGACTCATTGATGCTAAAAAGATGAATCCAGTTGTTGTTTTAGATGAGATTGATAAAGTTGCAAAAACTGGAAGGGGTGATCCAACAGCGGCTCTTTTAGAAATACTAGACCCTGAACAAAATAACGAATTTAGGGATTACTATCTCAATTTCAACATTGATCTCTCTAAAGTTATTTTTATAGCAACAGCAAATGATATAGGAAATATTCCAGCACCGCTTCGAGATAGAATGGAATTTATAGCGATTAGCTCATATACGCCTCAAGAAAAACTAGAGATTGCTTCACGTTATCTTTTGCCCCAAGAGCTGAAAAAACATGGACTTAAAAAATCAGAGGTAACTATCTCAAGGGCAGCTCTTAAAGAGTTGATTCATAGTTATACCAGAGAAGCTGGAGTTCGTAATCTTCGCCGCAGAATTTCTAACATGTCAAGAAAAGTTGCTCGAGAGATACTAGAGCACCCAGAGATTACAAAAGTATCTTTGAGTGTGAAAAATCTTAAAGACTATTTTGATAAAACAGTATTTGAGATAGAAAAAACAACAAAAGTGCCTGTTGTTGGTGTGGTAAATGGTCTTGCGTGGACGGCTGTTGGCGGAGATGTCTTAAAGATAGAGAGTATTCGCATAAAAGGCAAAGGCACAATGCAGCTAACGGGGAGTTTAGGCGAGGTTATGAAAGAGTCAGCTATTATCGCATACAGCGTTGTGAAAACTTTGATTGATACTAAAAAATTAAAAATTGATGATATAAATATTCCTCTTACTCCAAAAGAGATAGAAGAGAAGATAGAAGTTGACTCTAGTGAAGTTTATAAACGTTATGACTTACATATACATGTACCAGATGGTGCAACTCCAAAAGATGGACCAAGCGCAGGTATTGCTTTAGTTAGTGCTATATCTTCTATATTGAGCGGTAGAAAAGTTCGCTCAGAAGTTGCTATGACTGGAGAAGTTTCACTCAGCGGAGATGTGCTTCCAATTGGTGGATTAAGAGAGAAACTCATTGCAGCGCATAAAGCCGATATGAGCAAAGTTCTAATCCCTATGAAAAATTATGAGAGAGATTTAGAAGATATTCCAAGCGAAGTTAGAGAGTCACTAAAGATAGTTGGAGTTACTAGAATAGAAGAGGTTCTTAGTCACATTCTAGTTTAA